A region of Candidatus Terasakiella magnetica DNA encodes the following proteins:
- a CDS encoding transcriptional regulator produces MMKKIIVRFALIFALWAVITPAKADSLIFVHSPGCMYCEMWRDDILPMYHKTTEGQRLPLRQVNLDKGMPKDLKHLIYPTFTPTFIIVNRQMQESGRILGYNEEFFWGFLQEAIKKLDRQKTTS; encoded by the coding sequence ATGATGAAAAAGATAATTGTGCGATTTGCGCTGATATTCGCTTTATGGGCCGTGATAACGCCTGCAAAAGCGGACAGTCTGATTTTCGTTCATTCACCTGGCTGTATGTATTGTGAAATGTGGCGTGATGATATTTTACCCATGTATCATAAAACAACAGAAGGCCAGCGTTTGCCCCTTAGGCAGGTCAATCTCGATAAAGGGATGCCCAAAGACCTGAAACACCTGATCTATCCAACCTTCACACCAACCTTTATTATTGTGAATAGACAGATGCAGGAAAGCGGGCGCATTCTTGGATATAATGAAGAGTTCTTCTGGGGCTTCCTTCAAGAAGCCATCAAGAAATTAGACCGTCAAAAAACAACCTCCTAA
- a CDS encoding alpha/beta hydrolase: protein MKTLGYLLGAFCLFLFSQQVQAEEVSLKMKNGLTAMGNLELAEGKNLKDDGVVLFVHGTLAHKDMAIVSAQRELLNEREINVLAINLTLGLDKRTGMYDCAIPHTHKHRDALTEIGAWLDWLKAKGATSVTLMGHSRGGNQAAWFEAERSNELVKKLILVAPQTWSADKETASYKQRYNTELTPVLGTMTAHVKAGKAEAMNKGVDFIYCPKATVTAGAFVDYYTPDAKFDTPALLASIKKPTLVVGASDDTVVPDLPKKMGMIKQDNVSFVMVEEADHMFIDFAGEDLADQVAEFIGVE from the coding sequence ATGAAAACGCTTGGGTACCTTTTAGGGGCATTTTGTCTCTTTTTGTTTAGTCAGCAAGTACAGGCCGAAGAGGTCAGTCTTAAGATGAAAAACGGCCTCACTGCCATGGGTAATCTGGAGCTGGCAGAGGGCAAAAACTTAAAGGATGACGGTGTTGTTCTTTTTGTCCATGGGACCTTGGCCCATAAGGATATGGCAATTGTGAGTGCCCAGCGCGAGCTTTTAAATGAGCGCGAGATCAATGTGCTGGCGATTAACCTGACACTGGGGCTTGATAAACGCACAGGCATGTATGATTGCGCAATCCCTCACACCCATAAGCATCGTGATGCCTTAACTGAAATTGGCGCATGGCTAGACTGGTTAAAAGCCAAGGGGGCCACTTCAGTCACTTTGATGGGGCATTCTCGCGGGGGTAATCAGGCAGCTTGGTTTGAGGCAGAACGTTCAAACGAACTTGTGAAGAAACTTATTTTGGTCGCTCCGCAAACATGGAGTGCGGATAAAGAAACAGCCTCTTATAAACAGCGTTATAACACTGAGCTTACCCCAGTTCTTGGCACGATGACAGCCCATGTGAAAGCAGGGAAAGCAGAGGCCATGAACAAGGGTGTTGATTTTATTTATTGTCCAAAAGCGACAGTCACAGCAGGGGCTTTTGTGGATTATTATACGCCGGATGCAAAGTTTGATACGCCAGCCTTACTTGCCTCAATTAAAAAACCAACCCTTGTTGTTGGCGCAAGTGATGATACGGTTGTGCCGGACCTGCCAAAGAAAATGGGTATGATCAAGCAAGATAATGTGTCCTTTGTGATGGTGGAGGAAGCTGATCATATGTTTATTGATTTCGCAGGTGAGGACCTCGCAGACCAAGTTGCTGAATTCATAGGTGTTGAGTAA
- a CDS encoding c-type cytochrome — protein sequence MFKFPVSKALMGIALGGVLITTAACAGDELKYGFGVKPTKEQVAGWDIDIRPDGKGLPAGSGGYEEGEELFQDLCAVCHGEFADGGGGRYPPLVGGDPEHLSQEASPGQPEKTIGSYWPYASTVFDYIKRAMPFGNAQSLTDDEVYAITNFLMVENDLHDEDQPMDAKALIAIKMPNEGGFFMDPRPDTKNPHCMKDCYKSVEIKSKATLGVTPTGEDALR from the coding sequence ATGTTCAAGTTTCCGGTAAGTAAAGCATTGATGGGCATCGCCCTTGGTGGTGTGTTGATCACAACAGCTGCTTGTGCAGGTGATGAGCTTAAATATGGTTTTGGTGTCAAACCAACAAAAGAACAGGTTGCGGGTTGGGATATTGATATCCGCCCAGACGGCAAAGGCCTGCCAGCAGGTAGCGGTGGCTATGAAGAAGGTGAAGAGCTTTTCCAAGATCTTTGCGCTGTTTGTCATGGTGAATTTGCCGATGGTGGCGGTGGGCGTTATCCGCCACTTGTTGGTGGTGATCCTGAGCATCTTTCACAAGAAGCTTCACCCGGTCAGCCTGAAAAGACAATCGGGTCTTACTGGCCATATGCTTCAACCGTGTTTGACTATATCAAGCGCGCCATGCCGTTTGGTAATGCACAGTCTCTTACTGATGATGAAGTCTATGCGATTACCAACTTCTTGATGGTGGAAAATGATCTTCATGATGAGGATCAGCCGATGGATGCAAAAGCATTGATCGCGATTAAAATGCCAAATGAAGGTGGTTTCTTTATGGACCCGCGTCCGGATACAAAAAATCCACATTGTATGAAGGATTGCTACAAGTCTGTTGAGATCAAGTCCAAGGCGACCTTGGGCGTGACACCAACCGGGGAAGACGCACTGCGTTAA
- a CDS encoding thioredoxin family protein yields the protein MKKVMLALCAFVFFTGVAQAEEVQVNDFGLYHQDWFLESFLDMAEDFEGAKEEGKRFAIIWEQKGCPYCKDLHAKTLSQENIRKYMQDNFVVVQMNIWGDRDVMDFDGTEMTEKEFAAKNGIAFTPTIQFLHEDLTGKEGIKRDAARLPGFFRPFHFKAMLNYVNEKMYEGDKPFQRYIVELAQSGKKP from the coding sequence ATGAAAAAGGTAATGCTGGCGCTGTGCGCATTCGTATTTTTTACAGGTGTCGCACAGGCAGAAGAGGTACAGGTCAATGACTTTGGTCTTTACCATCAAGATTGGTTCTTAGAGAGCTTCCTTGATATGGCAGAAGACTTTGAAGGGGCAAAAGAAGAAGGCAAACGTTTTGCCATCATCTGGGAGCAAAAAGGCTGCCCTTATTGCAAAGACCTTCATGCTAAAACCCTGTCTCAGGAAAATATCCGCAAATATATGCAGGATAACTTTGTGGTCGTGCAGATGAATATCTGGGGAGACCGCGATGTGATGGATTTTGATGGCACGGAGATGACGGAAAAAGAATTTGCTGCGAAAAACGGCATTGCCTTTACCCCGACCATCCAGTTTTTACATGAAGACCTTACAGGCAAAGAAGGCATCAAACGCGATGCAGCACGTCTGCCCGGTTTCTTTCGCCCGTTTCATTTCAAGGCTATGCTCAATTACGTGAATGAGAAAATGTACGAGGGCGATAAGCCCTTCCAGCGTTACATTGTAGAGCTCGCCCAAAGTGGCAAAAAACCTTAA
- a CDS encoding rhodanese-like domain-containing protein: MKNLFLVSFMLVAFVSFSAMAQEVGIAKGLMSVIVETEDGPITIERNQDTKNEIMADFAKTSRPCPPFCVQPMKAAEGVETVGELEIVNFLKDKSGLLVDARTEEWHFKGTIPGSINIPYVEASTRMDEMGCKKNSGKWDCRGAKELVLYCNGPWCGQSPAAIRSLINAGYPADKLNYYRGGMQAWHGLGLTVVEGGL, encoded by the coding sequence ATGAAAAATTTATTTCTCGTAAGTTTTATGCTGGTTGCTTTTGTCTCTTTTTCTGCCATGGCTCAAGAGGTCGGTATTGCCAAGGGGCTGATGAGTGTCATTGTTGAAACAGAAGATGGCCCCATCACGATTGAGCGCAACCAAGATACCAAGAATGAGATTATGGCTGATTTTGCCAAGACCTCACGGCCCTGTCCGCCTTTTTGCGTCCAACCCATGAAGGCCGCTGAAGGTGTAGAAACCGTTGGGGAGCTGGAGATCGTTAATTTCTTAAAAGACAAGTCTGGCTTGCTTGTGGATGCACGCACCGAAGAATGGCATTTTAAAGGGACTATTCCGGGCTCTATCAACATCCCTTATGTAGAAGCCTCAACCCGTATGGATGAAATGGGTTGTAAGAAAAATTCGGGCAAATGGGATTGTCGTGGTGCAAAAGAATTGGTCCTTTATTGCAATGGCCCTTGGTGTGGACAATCGCCTGCAGCCATTCGCTCTTTAATTAACGCAGGCTATCCGGCAGATAAATTAAACTATTATCGCGGGGGTATGCAGGCATGGCATGGCCTTGGTCTCACAGTGGTTGAAGGCGGTCTATAA
- a CDS encoding DsrE family protein, with the protein MNTLVRLFLFSFLCLGLSNLGHAQERHEGLPDDTQVVEPEPDWDNPRKIVLQVTTKDDFHVNNVYYNAINMQKFYGTDNVKIAIVFYGPGIRPLLKESAIAAQRVKSLQDYEVEFIACNNTLTTIGKKPEDLLPGVRVVTSGIAEIVEKKIKGWHYIIP; encoded by the coding sequence ATGAACACGCTTGTCCGTCTGTTCCTTTTTAGTTTTCTCTGTTTGGGTCTGAGTAATCTGGGCCATGCACAAGAACGCCATGAAGGGCTACCTGATGATACTCAAGTAGTGGAGCCAGAACCGGATTGGGATAACCCGCGAAAGATCGTTTTGCAGGTCACAACCAAAGACGATTTCCATGTCAATAACGTCTATTATAATGCCATTAATATGCAGAAATTTTATGGCACCGATAACGTTAAAATCGCCATTGTTTTTTATGGCCCAGGCATTCGCCCGCTGCTTAAAGAGTCAGCGATTGCTGCACAACGGGTGAAAAGTTTACAGGATTATGAGGTGGAATTTATCGCCTGTAATAATACCCTGACTACCATTGGCAAAAAGCCAGAAGATTTATTACCGGGCGTGCGTGTGGTGACCTCTGGTATTGCAGAGATTGTGGAAAAGAAAATCAAGGGATGGCACTACATCATTCCTTAA
- a CDS encoding HD domain-containing phosphohydrolase gives MYVNLETSNILICDDSITNVAMLKGLLEASGFEDVTAISDSRKVMPLLQEKEYDLLLLDLEMPHFNGFDIIRMVRSQIDDPFFPILMLTGTQGVETRNKALKEGANDFVNKPFDQYEVLLRVKNLLQVRASFNMQKEMKEELERKVTLRTKNLEAAAQDLIDKLAMAGEYRDNQTGLHVKRVSKYARFVAEEYGLPDEVCDMIEKAAPMHDIGKIGISDDILLKPGLLDTDERAMMKKHVELGAILLENHSSLLVQMGRSVAVSHHEKWDGTGYPTGLKGEQIPIEGRIVGLVDVFDALTSKRPYKDAWAWAEAVNYIQENSGTEFDPKLVDIFLGNINKVEDIYNQYREEAQA, from the coding sequence ATGTATGTGAATTTGGAAACTTCTAATATCCTTATATGTGATGATTCAATCACCAATGTTGCCATGCTTAAGGGCTTGTTGGAAGCATCTGGTTTTGAAGATGTGACAGCAATTTCCGATTCAAGAAAGGTCATGCCTCTTTTACAGGAAAAAGAGTATGACCTTTTGCTTTTGGACCTTGAGATGCCGCATTTTAATGGTTTTGATATTATCAGAATGGTGCGCAGCCAGATTGATGATCCCTTCTTTCCCATCCTCATGCTCACCGGCACCCAAGGCGTTGAAACGCGCAATAAGGCCCTTAAAGAAGGCGCTAATGATTTCGTTAATAAGCCCTTTGATCAGTATGAAGTTCTCTTGCGGGTGAAAAACCTTTTGCAGGTTCGTGCCAGTTTTAATATGCAAAAAGAGATGAAAGAGGAACTGGAACGCAAAGTCACCTTGAGAACTAAAAACCTTGAAGCCGCCGCACAGGACCTGATTGATAAGCTCGCCATGGCGGGGGAATATCGTGATAACCAAACCGGCCTACATGTAAAACGCGTCAGCAAATATGCCCGTTTTGTGGCTGAAGAATATGGCCTTCCCGATGAGGTCTGCGATATGATTGAAAAAGCAGCCCCCATGCATGATATCGGCAAGATCGGTATTTCAGATGATATTTTATTAAAGCCGGGTCTGCTGGATACGGATGAGCGCGCCATGATGAAAAAGCATGTGGAACTGGGCGCGATCTTGTTGGAAAACCATTCCTCCTTATTGGTGCAAATGGGGCGCTCTGTTGCGGTGAGCCACCATGAAAAATGGGATGGCACAGGCTATCCTACAGGTTTAAAAGGTGAGCAAATTCCCATTGAAGGGCGCATTGTCGGGCTTGTGGATGTGTTTGATGCGCTTACCTCAAAACGCCCTTACAAGGATGCATGGGCGTGGGCTGAGGCTGTAAATTATATTCAGGAAAATTCAGGGACTGAGTTTGATCCCAAGCTTGTTGATATTTTCCTTGGAAATATCAATAAGGTTGAAGATATCTATAATCAATATCGCGAAGAAGCTCAGGCCTAA
- the soxB gene encoding thiosulfohydrolase SoxB produces MLSRRDFLQVAAATAAMMPAAGSLGHAASAQKVTQEELLKFDTKGQVTLLNFTDIHAQIVPLYFREPSVNLGVGEVHGLVPHITGKKLLDHYGLMAGTANAYAFTSVDFAELSKQYGRVGGVAQMTTLVKAIREERPDNTLLIDCGDTWQGSYTSLKTDGEDMVDICNKMGVDAMTAHWEFTYGQERVQELVEKCNFPFLCGNVQDTEWEEDVFEHTAFFDKGGVKVALIGQAFPYTPVANPRYMMPEWSFGIRPQKLQKRIDAAKKEGAELIVVASHDGFDVDRKLAATVSGIDVLLTGHTHDAVPNVIKIGDTLMVASGSHGKFLARLDVKVENKKIVDHSFKLMPIFSDVIKPDPEMQELVDSIRGPHNDHINKVVGHSEGLLYRRGNFNGTFDDLICQSLLEGRDAEISMSPGFRWGSSLPPGGAITMDDIYNQTAITYPNAYRSKMTGKMIKDILEDVADNLFNVDPFYQQGGDMVRIGGMGYTIDIHKPMGSRISNMVHLKTGKPIEASKEYVVAGWASVNEGTEGPPIWDVVAGYVSNHKTVNIPENQNVKVIGA; encoded by the coding sequence ATGCTTTCGAGACGTGATTTCTTACAGGTGGCTGCTGCAACAGCAGCAATGATGCCTGCGGCTGGTTCTTTAGGCCATGCAGCAAGTGCCCAGAAAGTAACACAGGAAGAGCTTTTGAAGTTTGATACAAAAGGTCAGGTGACCTTATTGAACTTCACAGATATTCACGCCCAGATCGTTCCGCTTTATTTTCGCGAACCCTCTGTGAATTTAGGCGTTGGTGAGGTGCATGGGCTTGTGCCGCACATCACGGGTAAGAAACTGCTCGACCATTATGGTTTGATGGCAGGAACGGCCAATGCATATGCCTTCACTTCAGTAGATTTTGCTGAACTATCCAAACAGTATGGTCGTGTGGGCGGTGTTGCCCAGATGACAACATTGGTTAAAGCCATTCGTGAAGAACGCCCGGATAACACATTGTTGATTGACTGTGGCGATACATGGCAGGGCTCTTACACCTCGCTTAAAACTGACGGCGAAGACATGGTCGACATCTGTAACAAGATGGGTGTTGATGCCATGACGGCGCATTGGGAATTCACCTATGGGCAAGAGCGTGTTCAGGAACTGGTCGAAAAATGTAATTTCCCATTCTTGTGCGGTAACGTTCAAGATACGGAATGGGAAGAAGATGTTTTTGAACATACAGCCTTCTTTGATAAAGGCGGCGTAAAAGTTGCCCTGATCGGTCAGGCCTTCCCTTATACACCTGTTGCTAATCCGCGCTATATGATGCCGGAATGGTCTTTTGGTATTCGCCCACAGAAATTACAAAAACGTATTGATGCCGCCAAGAAAGAAGGCGCAGAACTGATTGTTGTGGCCTCACATGATGGCTTTGATGTAGATCGCAAGTTGGCTGCAACCGTCTCTGGCATTGATGTTTTGCTCACAGGCCATACCCATGATGCGGTGCCCAATGTGATTAAGATCGGCGATACACTGATGGTGGCTTCTGGCTCCCATGGTAAGTTCCTTGCCCGTCTTGATGTGAAAGTCGAAAACAAGAAAATTGTGGATCACAGCTTTAAATTGATGCCGATTTTCTCTGACGTGATCAAGCCTGATCCTGAAATGCAGGAATTGGTCGATAGCATCCGCGGGCCCCATAATGACCATATCAACAAAGTTGTCGGTCATAGCGAAGGGCTGCTGTATCGCCGTGGTAACTTCAACGGGACGTTTGATGATCTGATCTGTCAGTCCTTGCTTGAAGGACGCGATGCAGAAATTTCCATGTCGCCGGGTTTCCGCTGGGGCTCAAGCCTGCCACCGGGTGGGGCGATCACTATGGATGATATTTATAACCAGACAGCTATCACTTACCCGAACGCGTACCGCTCGAAAATGACGGGTAAGATGATCAAGGACATCTTAGAAGATGTTGCCGATAACCTGTTCAATGTGGACCCCTTCTATCAACAGGGGGGAGACATGGTCCGTATCGGCGGAATGGGCTACACCATCGACATTCACAAGCCGATGGGCAGTCGTATTTCAAACATGGTCCACTTAAAAACTGGAAAACCGATCGAGGCGTCAAAAGAATATGTCGTTGCCGGTTGGGCTTCTGTGAATGAAGGCACTGAAGGTCCACCTATCTGGGATGTGGTGGCTGGATATGTTTCAAATCACAAGACAGTGAATATTCCGGAAAATCAAAATGTAAAAGTCATTGGGGCTTAA
- a CDS encoding cytochrome c biogenesis CcdA family protein → MAMDVSFLAAFSAGLLTFLSPCILPLVPAYLCFISGNSLEQLTSKETQQDFNRKNVLWAGFAFVLGLSSIFIAMGAAATSLGQVIAQHKQTLAMVGGGIIVVFGLHYMGLFKIAFLNFEKRFHPDQKPAGLIGAFVLGLAFGFGWTPCVGPVLSTILMVAGGMGELSDGIILLAIYAAGLGIPFMLAAALSAHFMSFLARFRKHLHKVEIAMGGLLVLTGTLMLTGSLTDITGWLLETFPVLNGLN, encoded by the coding sequence ATGGCGATGGATGTTTCTTTTCTGGCAGCTTTCAGTGCAGGTCTACTGACTTTTCTGTCTCCCTGTATTCTGCCTTTAGTGCCCGCATATCTCTGTTTTATCAGTGGGAATTCTCTAGAGCAGCTCACCTCAAAGGAAACCCAACAAGACTTTAATCGCAAAAATGTCCTCTGGGCTGGCTTTGCCTTTGTGCTTGGGCTTTCCAGTATTTTCATCGCCATGGGGGCTGCGGCAACTTCTTTAGGCCAAGTGATTGCCCAACATAAACAGACCCTTGCCATGGTTGGCGGCGGCATCATTGTGGTCTTTGGCCTGCATTATATGGGGCTGTTTAAAATTGCTTTTCTTAATTTTGAAAAACGTTTTCATCCTGATCAAAAACCAGCCGGTCTCATTGGGGCCTTTGTCCTTGGTCTTGCTTTTGGTTTTGGCTGGACACCCTGTGTAGGGCCTGTGCTTTCCACCATCCTCATGGTTGCAGGTGGTATGGGAGAGCTGAGTGACGGGATTATCCTGCTGGCAATCTATGCGGCAGGCCTTGGCATTCCCTTCATGCTCGCTGCGGCCTTAAGTGCGCATTTCATGTCTTTTCTTGCACGGTTTCGCAAGCACCTGCACAAGGTGGAAATCGCCATGGGGGGCTTACTTGTCCTTACCGGAACGCTCATGCTCACAGGCAGCCTGACCGACATTACAGGCTGGTTACTTGAGACTTTCCCCGTCTTGAATGGATTAAATTAG
- the soxC gene encoding sulfite dehydrogenase has protein sequence MEQKKTNNRAVMAQAESESAVLQPSRRSFLRGSAIAAGAAATVGATGGAALAAGNPKHLPPNVPPWSMELGDSVTAEPYGIPSQYEKNVHRRTVPWLTPTGESSISFTPIQDLHGIITPNGLHFERHHGGFPHIPKEDFRLIVHGMLENERMYTMQDIMRLPQVSRIHFVECPANSGAEWRGAQMDKLQFTHGMVSCCEWTGVLVKTLMEELGVKSGAKWVLAEGADAAGMSRSIPIEKLGDDCILAYAQNGEMLRPEQGYPLRLIVPGFEGNMNVKWIRRLEFGDQPWHHREETSKYTDTMEDGSSRRFTWFMDAKSVITSPCPEYPMLGKGYHQIRGLAWSGMGKIKGVDISVDGGKNWMPARLEGQVLDKSLTRFVFDWEWNGQEAMLQSRCYDEKGNVQPTIDQLREVRGTWSIYHNNSIHTWLVQKSGEVLNVQVSGK, from the coding sequence ATGGAACAAAAGAAGACAAATAACAGAGCTGTTATGGCTCAGGCGGAAAGTGAAAGTGCTGTTTTGCAGCCGTCGCGCCGTTCATTCCTGCGTGGCAGTGCCATTGCTGCTGGTGCAGCGGCCACTGTTGGGGCAACGGGTGGGGCAGCTTTGGCTGCAGGCAACCCGAAACACCTGCCGCCAAACGTGCCGCCATGGTCTATGGAACTAGGTGATAGCGTAACGGCAGAACCCTATGGTATTCCGTCACAGTATGAGAAAAACGTTCACCGTCGCACGGTGCCGTGGCTGACACCAACGGGTGAAAGCTCGATCTCCTTCACACCCATTCAGGACCTGCACGGCATTATCACGCCAAACGGTCTGCATTTTGAACGTCACCACGGTGGCTTCCCTCATATCCCGAAGGAAGATTTCCGTCTGATCGTTCATGGTATGTTGGAAAATGAACGCATGTACACCATGCAAGACATCATGCGTCTGCCCCAAGTGTCGCGCATTCACTTTGTTGAATGTCCGGCAAACTCCGGTGCTGAATGGCGTGGTGCACAGATGGACAAACTGCAATTCACCCATGGTATGGTGAGCTGTTGTGAATGGACAGGTGTGCTGGTTAAGACCTTGATGGAAGAGCTCGGCGTGAAATCCGGTGCGAAATGGGTCTTGGCAGAAGGCGCAGATGCGGCTGGTATGTCGCGCTCTATTCCCATTGAGAAATTGGGCGATGATTGTATCCTTGCTTATGCACAAAATGGAGAAATGTTACGTCCTGAACAGGGGTATCCATTGCGCCTTATCGTGCCGGGCTTTGAAGGAAACATGAACGTTAAGTGGATCCGCCGCCTTGAGTTTGGTGACCAGCCTTGGCACCATCGTGAAGAAACATCCAAATATACCGATACAATGGAAGATGGCTCTTCTCGTCGCTTCACATGGTTTATGGATGCGAAGTCTGTCATCACGTCACCTTGTCCTGAATATCCAATGCTGGGTAAAGGCTATCACCAAATCCGTGGTTTGGCATGGTCTGGCATGGGTAAGATCAAAGGTGTTGATATCTCCGTTGATGGGGGCAAAAACTGGATGCCAGCTCGCCTTGAAGGACAGGTTTTAGATAAATCCTTGACCCGTTTTGTCTTTGATTGGGAATGGAACGGTCAAGAAGCCATGCTGCAAAGCCGTTGCTATGACGAAAAAGGCAATGTTCAGCCAACAATTGATCAACTTCGTGAAGTGCGAGGTACATGGTCAATCTATCACAATAACTCCATCCACACTTGGTTGGTTCAAAAAAGCGGGGAGGTTCTCAATGTTCAAGTTTCCGGTAAGTAA